In Chlorocebus sabaeus isolate Y175 chromosome 5, mChlSab1.0.hap1, whole genome shotgun sequence, one genomic interval encodes:
- the OR2C1 gene encoding olfactory receptor 2C1, protein MDGANDSSLKGFALMGISDHTQLEMIFFIAIVFSYLLTLLGNSTIILLSCLDARLHTPMYFFLSNLSSLDLAFTTSSVPQMLINLWGPDKTISYGGCVTQLYVFLWPGATECILLVVMAFDRYVAVCRPLCYTAIMNPQLCWLLAVIAWLGGLGNSVIQSTFTLQLPLCGHRRVESFLCEVPAMIKLACGDTSLNQAVLNGVCTFFTAVPLSIILISYCLTAQAVLKIHSAEGRRKAFNTCLSHLLVVFLFYGSASYGYLLPAKNSNQDQGKFISLFYSVVTPMVNPLIYTLRNMEVKGALRRLLGKGR, encoded by the coding sequence ATGGATGGGGCCAATGACAGCTCCTTGAAGGGCTTTGCTCTGATGGGCATATCTGACCATACCCAGCTGGAGATGATCTTTTTCATAGCCATCGTTTTCTCCTATTTGCTGACCCTACTTGGGAACTCAACCATCATCTTGCTTTCCTGCCTGGATGCCCGGCTCCACACACCCATGTACTTCTTCCTCAGCAACCTCTCCTCCTTGGACCTTGCTTTCACTACTAGCTCAGTCCCCCAAATGCTGATCAATTTATGGGGACCAGACAAGACCATCAGCTATGGTGGCTGCGTGACCCAGCTCTATGTCTTCCTTTGGCCGGGGGCCACCGAGTGCATCCTGCTCGTGGTGATGGCATTTGACCGCTACGTGGCAGTGTGTCGGCCCCTTTGCTACACCGCCATCATGAACCCCCAGCTCTGCTGGCTGCTGGCTGTGATTGCCTGGCTGGGTGGCTTGGGCAACTCTGTGATCCAGTCAACATTCACTCTGCAGCTCCCATTGTGTGGGCACCGGAGGGTGGAGAGCTTCCTCTGCGAGGTGCCTGCCATGATCAAACTGGCCTGTGGCGACACGAGCCTCAACCAGGCTGTGCTCAATGGTGTCTGCACCTTCTTCACTGCAGTCCCACTAAGCATCATCCTGATCTCCTACTGCCTCACTGCTCAGGCAGTGCTGAAAATCCACTCTGCAGAGGGGAGGCGAAAGGCCTTCAATACGTGCCTCTCCCACCTGCTGGTGGTGTTCCTCTTCTATGGCTCAGCCAGCTATGGCTATCTGCTTCCGGCCAAGAACAGCAACCAGGACCAGGGCAAGTTCATTTCCCTGTTCTACTCAGTGGTCACGCCCATGGTGAATCCTCTCATCTACACGCTGCGGAACATGGAAGTGAAGGGCGCACTGAGGAGGTTGCTGGGGAAAGGAAGATAA